In Electrophorus electricus isolate fEleEle1 chromosome 14, fEleEle1.pri, whole genome shotgun sequence, a single window of DNA contains:
- the rundc3ab gene encoding RUN domain-containing protein 3A encodes MAMGVQSKRGCSRSVAVERRNLITVCRFSVKTLLEKYTAEPIDDSSEEFINFAAILEHILSHRFKGSGSWFDGQRSFWDFIRLACSKVQNNCVGSIENMENISTSRAKGRAWIRVALMEKRLSEYVATALRDSRTTRRFYEEGAIMLREEATVLTGMLIGLGAIDFSFCLKGEALDGKAEAVIDYTPYLKFTQSYDYLSDDDDCCSVDSSNSDDSVPEHPYLPLVTDEESWSSKCRKMEQRFKIVNAQKGYLEELVRLRESQLKNLETENKRLNARLEELQLESQQEKRELEGIILELQEQLTSLIPGEPHPLSKDMSIPLVNQWPSLHTYNNQEERKHYRSRSLLSPEPLSAHVGLDSNSQKAERKKSNCQPWCAAGKDYTPSMLGLCGSLASLPSCKSLPSLRSTECLVNISAEPSPALTPS; translated from the exons ATGGCTATGGGCGTGCAGTCGAAGAGGGGGTGCTCCAGGAGCGTCGCCGTTGAAAGGAGAAACCTAATCACCGTTTGCAG GTTTTCAGTGAAAACACTGTTGGAGAAGTACACAGCCGAGCCCATAGATGATTCATCGGAGGAGTTCATCAATTTCGCCGCTATCCTCGAGCACATCCTTAGCCATCGCTTCAAAG GCTCAGGCAGCTGGTTTGATGGTCAGCGCAGCTTCTGGGACTTCATACGTCTGGCGTGCAGCAAGGTGCAGAACAACTGTGTGGGAAGCATAGAGAACATGGAGAACATCAGCACGTCCAGGGCAAAG ggtaGAGCATGGATACGGGTGGCACTGATGGAGAAGCGACTGTCGGAATACGTTGCCACAGCGTTGAGAGACAGCCGCACCACCAG gAGGTTCTATGAGGAAGGGGCTATCATGTTACGAGAGGAGGCCACTGTGCTGACCGGTATGCTGATTGGACTTGGAGCGATTGACTTCAG TTTCTGTCTGAAGGGAGAAGCTCTGGATGGTAAAGCTGAAGCTGTGATTGACTACACTCCGTATCTGAAGTTCACCCAGAG CTATGACTACCTGAGTGACGATGATGACTGCTGCAGTGTGGATAGCAGCAACAGTGATGACAGCGTTCCAGAACATCCCTACCTCCCACTAGTAACAGACGAGGAGAGCTGGAGCAGCAAATGTCGCAAGATGGAACAGAGGTTCAAGATTGTCAACGCCCAGAAG gggtaTCTGGAGGAGCTGGTGAGGCTCAGGGAGTCCCAGCTGAAGAACTTGGAGACTGAGAATAAGAGACTGAATGCTAGACTGGAGGAGCTCCAGCTAGAGAGTCAACAGGAGAAAAGAGAACTGGAGGGCATTATCCTCGAACTACAGGAACAACT gacAAGTCTGATTCCTGGTGAGCCCCACCCCCTGTCTAAGGATATGTCAATCCCCCTTGTTAACCAGTGGCCATCACTTCATACTTACAACAACCAGGAGGAGAGGAAACACTACCGCAG CAGAAGTTTACTGAGCCCTGAGCCTCTCTCGGCACACGTTGGCTTGGACTCCAATTCCCAGAAAGCCGAGAGGAAGAAGAGTAATTGCCAGCCTTGGTGCGCAGCAG GTAAAGACTACACTCCCTCCATGTTGGGTCTCTGTGGCTCACTGGCCTCTTTGCCCAGCTGTAAATCTTTACCCAGCCTGAGATCCACAGAGTGCCTGGTAAACATTAGTGCAGAGCCGAGTCCTGCTCTCACTCCCAGCTAG
- the fam117ab gene encoding protein FAM117A isoform X1, producing MSSNGGREGMARETSLGPGAQPRESNPGLQPLRATVPFQLHRKTRADLRNVSPAAEKAQVLPQVKIRRALSSDAIVGPYLQGQWPRDGDESGRSGQKDQFTQTWWPDEAQRRISWSHRRSASWGHAEHLQDIAKLKQQLQQKPKPGVHVGILEKPHYPLRACVQSQSVPMSPSPLSRLPSVQGHGEEGLDQELERAFIRHSPILHSRLLEVPDGHRAPVPTLSSRGSVQSEALSFTHPSSSLSPCASPQCLHDLDTDQPGAGASSCPSPLPSPMASSPRPNKSYCFQREPPEGCERVPVCEENTALCKDQAYLTYCPDPNKVNFTPHGGSAFCPVNLLKPLLPSVDFLFRSLSVSPVSCWAGQAGARQTPPVLEY from the exons ATGTCTAGCAACGGAGGTCGCGAGGGAATGGCCCGCGAGACGAGCCTCGGTCCCGGCGCCCAGCCTCGCGAGTCGAACCCCGGTCTCCAGCCGCTCCGCGCGACCGTTCCGTTCCAGCTTCACAGGAAAACACGTGCAGACCTCAGAAATGTCAGTCCAG cAGCTGAGAAGGCCCAAGTCCTGCCACAAGTGAAGATTCGAAGGGCGCTTTCTTCAGATGCTATCGTTGGACCCTACCTGCAGGGCCAGTGGCCCAGAGACGGCGACGAATCTGGACGGAGTGGACAAAAAGATCAATTCACACAG ACTTGGTGGCCGGATGAAGCTCAAAGAAGGATCTCCTGGAGCCACAGACGCTCAGCATCATGGGGACATGCTGAACATTTACAAGat ATTGCCAAACTAAAGCAACAGTTGCAACAGAAGCCCAAGCCGGGAGTGCATGTGGGCATTCTCGAGAAACCACACTACCCTCTACGAGCATGTGTACAG TCTCAATCAGTGCCTATGTCTCCATCACCTTTGAGCCGGCTGCCCTCTGTCCAGGGACACGGTGAGGAGGGACTGGACCAAGAGCTGGAAAGGGCCTTTATACGCCACTCGCCCATCTTGCACAGCAGG CTGCTGGAGGTGCCTGATGGCCACCGAGCTCCTGTTCCCACTCTGAGCTCCAGAGGCAGCGTCCAGAGCGAGGCCCTCTCCTTCACGCACCCATCCTCATCCTTGTCTCCATGCGCCTCTCCACAGTGCCTGCATGACCTGGACACTG ATCAGCCGGGCGCTGGTGCATCTTCTTGTCCCTCACCCCTGCCGTCACCCATGGCATCTTCTCCGCGTCCAAACAAGAGCTACTGCTTCCAGAGGGAGCCACCGGAGGGCTGTGAgagagtgcctgtgtgtgaggagaacaC TGCTCTGTGCAAAGATCAGGCGTATCTCACTTACTGCCCTGATCCAAATAAGGTAAACTTCACCCCTCATGGAGGTTCTGCCTTCTGTCCTGTCAATCTGCTGAAGCCCCTCCTGCCTTCGGTGGACTTCCTCTTCCGGAGCCTGTCAGTGTCTCCAGTGTCCTGTTGGGCGGGACAGGCTGGAGCACGCCAGACCCCACCAGTCTTGGAGTATTAA
- the fam117ab gene encoding protein FAM117A isoform X3, producing MSSNGGREGMARETSLGPGAQPRESNPGLQPLRATVPFQLHRKTRADLRNVSPAAEKAQVLPQVKIRRALSSDAIVGPYLQGQWPRDGDESGRSGQKDQFTQTWWPDEAQRRISWSHRRSASWGHAEHLQDIAKLKQQLQQKPKPGVHVGILEKPHYPLRACVQGHGEEGLDQELERAFIRHSPILHSRLLEVPDGHRAPVPTLSSRGSVQSEALSFTHPSSSLSPCASPQCLHDLDTDQPGAGASSCPSPLPSPMASSPRPNKSYCFQREPPEGCERVPVCEENTALCKDQAYLTYCPDPNKVNFTPHGGSAFCPVNLLKPLLPSVDFLFRSLSVSPVSCWAGQAGARQTPPVLEY from the exons ATGTCTAGCAACGGAGGTCGCGAGGGAATGGCCCGCGAGACGAGCCTCGGTCCCGGCGCCCAGCCTCGCGAGTCGAACCCCGGTCTCCAGCCGCTCCGCGCGACCGTTCCGTTCCAGCTTCACAGGAAAACACGTGCAGACCTCAGAAATGTCAGTCCAG cAGCTGAGAAGGCCCAAGTCCTGCCACAAGTGAAGATTCGAAGGGCGCTTTCTTCAGATGCTATCGTTGGACCCTACCTGCAGGGCCAGTGGCCCAGAGACGGCGACGAATCTGGACGGAGTGGACAAAAAGATCAATTCACACAG ACTTGGTGGCCGGATGAAGCTCAAAGAAGGATCTCCTGGAGCCACAGACGCTCAGCATCATGGGGACATGCTGAACATTTACAAGat ATTGCCAAACTAAAGCAACAGTTGCAACAGAAGCCCAAGCCGGGAGTGCATGTGGGCATTCTCGAGAAACCACACTACCCTCTACGAGCATGTGTACAG GGACACGGTGAGGAGGGACTGGACCAAGAGCTGGAAAGGGCCTTTATACGCCACTCGCCCATCTTGCACAGCAGG CTGCTGGAGGTGCCTGATGGCCACCGAGCTCCTGTTCCCACTCTGAGCTCCAGAGGCAGCGTCCAGAGCGAGGCCCTCTCCTTCACGCACCCATCCTCATCCTTGTCTCCATGCGCCTCTCCACAGTGCCTGCATGACCTGGACACTG ATCAGCCGGGCGCTGGTGCATCTTCTTGTCCCTCACCCCTGCCGTCACCCATGGCATCTTCTCCGCGTCCAAACAAGAGCTACTGCTTCCAGAGGGAGCCACCGGAGGGCTGTGAgagagtgcctgtgtgtgaggagaacaC TGCTCTGTGCAAAGATCAGGCGTATCTCACTTACTGCCCTGATCCAAATAAGGTAAACTTCACCCCTCATGGAGGTTCTGCCTTCTGTCCTGTCAATCTGCTGAAGCCCCTCCTGCCTTCGGTGGACTTCCTCTTCCGGAGCCTGTCAGTGTCTCCAGTGTCCTGTTGGGCGGGACAGGCTGGAGCACGCCAGACCCCACCAGTCTTGGAGTATTAA
- the ndufa4 gene encoding cytochrome c oxidase subunit NDUFA4, which yields MLNLVAKQLRNHPALIPLFVFIGGGATLCVLSLGRAALKNPDCSWDRTNNPEPWNKLGPNDQYKLFAINTDYSKLKKDRPDF from the exons ATGCTGAACCTAGTGGCAAAACAACTCAGAAATCATCCAGCT ctgatccctctgtttgtgtttatcggTGGCGGAGCGACCTTGTGTGTTCTGAGTCTCGGCAGGGCAGCTCTCAAGAACCCAGACTGCTC GTGGGATCGCACAAACAACCCAGAACCGTGGAACAAACTAGGACCTAACGACCAGTACAAG CTTTTCGCCATTAACACAGACTACTCGAAACTAAAGAAGGACAGGCCAGACTTCTAA
- the fam117ab gene encoding protein FAM117A isoform X2 produces the protein MSSNGGREGMARETSLGPGAQPRESNPGLQPLRATVPFQLHRKTRADLRNVSPAEKAQVLPQVKIRRALSSDAIVGPYLQGQWPRDGDESGRSGQKDQFTQTWWPDEAQRRISWSHRRSASWGHAEHLQDIAKLKQQLQQKPKPGVHVGILEKPHYPLRACVQSQSVPMSPSPLSRLPSVQGHGEEGLDQELERAFIRHSPILHSRLLEVPDGHRAPVPTLSSRGSVQSEALSFTHPSSSLSPCASPQCLHDLDTDQPGAGASSCPSPLPSPMASSPRPNKSYCFQREPPEGCERVPVCEENTALCKDQAYLTYCPDPNKVNFTPHGGSAFCPVNLLKPLLPSVDFLFRSLSVSPVSCWAGQAGARQTPPVLEY, from the exons ATGTCTAGCAACGGAGGTCGCGAGGGAATGGCCCGCGAGACGAGCCTCGGTCCCGGCGCCCAGCCTCGCGAGTCGAACCCCGGTCTCCAGCCGCTCCGCGCGACCGTTCCGTTCCAGCTTCACAGGAAAACACGTGCAGACCTCAGAAATGTCAGTCCAG CTGAGAAGGCCCAAGTCCTGCCACAAGTGAAGATTCGAAGGGCGCTTTCTTCAGATGCTATCGTTGGACCCTACCTGCAGGGCCAGTGGCCCAGAGACGGCGACGAATCTGGACGGAGTGGACAAAAAGATCAATTCACACAG ACTTGGTGGCCGGATGAAGCTCAAAGAAGGATCTCCTGGAGCCACAGACGCTCAGCATCATGGGGACATGCTGAACATTTACAAGat ATTGCCAAACTAAAGCAACAGTTGCAACAGAAGCCCAAGCCGGGAGTGCATGTGGGCATTCTCGAGAAACCACACTACCCTCTACGAGCATGTGTACAG TCTCAATCAGTGCCTATGTCTCCATCACCTTTGAGCCGGCTGCCCTCTGTCCAGGGACACGGTGAGGAGGGACTGGACCAAGAGCTGGAAAGGGCCTTTATACGCCACTCGCCCATCTTGCACAGCAGG CTGCTGGAGGTGCCTGATGGCCACCGAGCTCCTGTTCCCACTCTGAGCTCCAGAGGCAGCGTCCAGAGCGAGGCCCTCTCCTTCACGCACCCATCCTCATCCTTGTCTCCATGCGCCTCTCCACAGTGCCTGCATGACCTGGACACTG ATCAGCCGGGCGCTGGTGCATCTTCTTGTCCCTCACCCCTGCCGTCACCCATGGCATCTTCTCCGCGTCCAAACAAGAGCTACTGCTTCCAGAGGGAGCCACCGGAGGGCTGTGAgagagtgcctgtgtgtgaggagaacaC TGCTCTGTGCAAAGATCAGGCGTATCTCACTTACTGCCCTGATCCAAATAAGGTAAACTTCACCCCTCATGGAGGTTCTGCCTTCTGTCCTGTCAATCTGCTGAAGCCCCTCCTGCCTTCGGTGGACTTCCTCTTCCGGAGCCTGTCAGTGTCTCCAGTGTCCTGTTGGGCGGGACAGGCTGGAGCACGCCAGACCCCACCAGTCTTGGAGTATTAA